The DNA window CGGCGCAGTTCTACACGTTTCTTGCGGGAGCGTACGACGGTTTTGGGAGTGGTAACCGCCGTTGGGCCCTTGGCTACGGAGTCGGTACGGAAATGCTCACTCGCCACCGTTTGAGTGTCAATCTAGATGCTTTAGCCTTGCAAGTAAACGAAGCACAACGGGGCTGGACCGACAATTTAAATTTGCACAATCAACTGCGCTTACTCGTGGGCTTTGCTCCCTTTAAAGCGGGAGGGCACTTTCGTCTCGTGGCCGGCCCAACGGTTAGTGTGCTCGTCACTCAGCGTTATGATGCTGAAACTGGGCAGATACATTCAAATCTAAGCGATAATCGTCGGCTGTGGCTGAACGAGAGTAACACTGCTACTCGCGTATTAGGCTGGTTTGGGTACTGTGCTGGAGTGCGATTTTAGTAAAGTCTGGAATGCGAAGTACTCTGACTCTATTACTAGCAAAAGCAGTATAAAACTGTGAAGAACAAGCCGTTTATCCCATTCAATAAAGTATAAAATAGTAATATAATCTCCAATTTTTTTACTATTTTATGCTAACATACTCACATTTCATTTCATTCTTACCCTGCCTCTGAATACTCTTTTATTTTGTGCTACCATTACAGTAACCAGGTATAAACTGACTTCCCTACAGATACTAGATGCAGAATACCATTGAGTTCTGTAGTTCGTTTCCATCATAAATGGTCGCAATACCAACTTTGGTTGGGTGTGGGTCCAAGAGAGCTGCGTTGTGTTTGGGCGACAATTTATATGCTTGCAAAATCTGCGCTTCAATGCTTACTAGCTTATCACGACGCATACCCCGAAAACGGACACAGTTTTCGTAGCCATAACTAATAAAGCCGTTAGCTTTCTCGAATTCGTGCCCAACAGCTGCTAGTCGTTGCCGGGGTGTAGGATAGTAAGGATGATAATGCCCGTGCGTGCGGTGAGTGATGTTATAGACTGCCTGCATGCGCGCCGCTCGACAGGCAGTCTCGCTCAGAACTAATGGCGGCAAGCCTGCCTGTAGCCGGTACGCGTTAAGTTGTCGAAGAAGACTAGGTGTGGTCCGTAAATCGGTTACGTTAACGGCCAGCGCGGGAGGTGCTACTTTAGGATCAGTGGTCTTGGTGTAGGGAACAAACCACAGAAGGAGAAGTAGGGTAATGTAATTCATCAGGCACTGTGGATACTAAGGGTTGGAGCGATAGGTGGATTTGTGCGCATGTCTCATCCGAACAGATGGTAGTAACCACCGCTACAAGTAGACAGGAGAAGAATAAGTATGAGCTAAGGCAAGAACCTTTCACTCATCTGCAAACGAGGTTGAAAATTTTCATAATCGAAGACAACCAACCAAGCCGTAACCGCCTATTCAAAGGGCGTGCCGCATACGAGCAAGCACGAGCAGAGCACACGAAAGCAGTTCGACTTAACGAAAGACTCTTAATCCGAATCTAGCCTAAAAACGCGTGCACGATGTTTTTTAGTACGTCTCCCCCGCTTAATTTGCTTCCAACAAAATTCTCGTAGGGCCAGTATTTGCTATATAGAATCACTGCTATTGGCGACTACCAGTTTAACTATAGTCGCATATGAATATTTTGCACGTAGCGAAGAAGAGCACGACTGTTTTTGCAACACACCACATAAATACCTGTCCTTCCTAAAAAGTGGCAGGCATACTTGTGAAGCTCACCCCTACCCTTATTGGAATAGCTTAATCTGCTTAGATGCTTCTGCTAATGGAAAGAATAAAATGAGAGACCATGCATCTCGAAGTTGGTAGTAGTCCGGGAGTCTACAGATACACCATCAAGTTTGATAGTACACGTAATCCGGGCTTCCTCGTCGCCGTCAGTTAGAGAGGCAGATACACTGATAGGTTCATTTGACTTCAGCGTGCGCTTAAACGAATACATTTTGGGCAAAAGCGCATTTTCCTCTCGCACGTAAGTACCTAACGGGTCTCGGTAAGAGATAGTAGCCCGCGTAGCATGGACGGCCGATACTTCATACTCCACCAAATATTCTTTGGACACGACAACTGGAACCGGATCAGGTTGATCACTCTTTGAACAGCTAACGGCATACAAGGACAACAGCAGCAAAACGAGTACGTGCTTTTTCATCAGGAATAGCATTATGAACAACGAGAAATACAGGTATTACCACCCGCCGAAGAAACAGCACTTCAGTATCTCCGGTGTAGATAAGGTGAGCTGATAGCAAGAGATAGTTGTATCTAGAATATAAATCTCTCAACCGACCGGAAACGCAACGCTACTACGCCTGTGCGAATGCGTTAGCCGGGAGAGTACAGGAAGCTAAAGCAAGCAAGAAAAAGCTACTTTAAAACCTTAGCTTGCTCTGGCGCTTTTCAGTAGCTACGAGTCTGCCCTTTTCAGCTCATTCCAGTAAACACACCGCTTCCATCTCTATGTCCGAGCGTTCCCCTTCCAGCCTCGTTATCCAAGCCATTTTACGCCAGCAAGTGGTTCCCGTCTTCTACCACGACGACGCCTCGTATGCTCAGCAAATTGTGGACATCTGCTATAAGGCGGGTATCCGGGTGTTTGAATTTGCCAACCGAGGCGCAAATGCCTTTGCTGTATTCACCAAACTGCGCGAATATGTAACCGCCCAGTATCCTGATTTGCTGCTCGGGACTGGCACTATTTACAACGCCAAGGAAGCAGAAGTATTCCTGGAGGCAGGTACCGACTTTGTAGTGCAACCCATCACCACGGCCGACGTGGCGGCCGTCTGCCGTCATTTTGATGTGCCTTGGATTCCTAGCGCGCTCACGCCCAACGAGATTTTCCATGCCACTCGGTTGGGAGCAGCGCTTGTTAAAATATTTCCCGGCAGCATCGTGGGGCCCGACTACATTCGGGCCGTGCTTGCCCCAATGCCCAACGTGAAGATTATGGTAACCGGAGGCGTTGAGCCTACCGAGGAAAACCTTCGGGCTTGGTTTGAGGCAGGTGTAAGCGTCGTTGGAATGGGCTCCAAGCTGTTTAAGGACAACGAGGACCATACAGTGTTGGCAGACCGCATTGCGCAAGTGGTGCAACTAGCCGCTACTCACCAGAACAAACACTAGTTTATCTAGCTCTAAACAGCCTGGCAGCTAGTCTCCTTGCAGGAAGGTGGATTAGCTGCCAGGCTGTTTTTCTGAATGTGTAGTAAAAGCAACAAGTGGCAATTAACGCCTAACAGCTACTCGCTAGCTCTGTGCTGTAATCACCCACGAATTGTCGGGAGGTCACAAACCAGCGTAGATAACTGACTGCGCTGTTTGGCTATCTTATCTAGTAGGTGGAATCGTTCTCCATACCATTTGATTTCTCGCGGTTGGTCAAGCGTTTGTCAACGATGAAGTAGTAAACGATTAAGCTAATACCACCCAATAATACTCCCAAGGGCACCCCTATCGGATAACCAAATGGTTGCCGCCCGATCAAGTCGCCGAGCAACGTACCTAGCACCACCGACGAAACAAGCATCCCATACTTGAGATTGGTACGACGCGGGCGGAAGGTATTGGGGTCCAGGCCCCGCGCTATCAAAGCTAACCGCTCCCGGCTTCGAGCCGTGAAATACAGATACGCAATGCCGAAAGCGGTGCCGCATAGCAGGAGCGCTAACGTTAGTACGATAAGAGGCGAGAGGTTCATGGGCTACTAGTTGAGTGAATAGTGGAAGGGGTGTTGGCCGCTTGGACGCCTAGTTGTGGCGAGCGGTTACAACACACTGGCGACTTTTCAAGGACCTGCTATCTTGTAACCGACTCAGCACACGTAGCGTCCAAGCGGCACATGGCTACCTCCGTCCCCGACAGCGTATTGATCCAACAGGTAATCGAAGGCAACACGGCGGCCTTTGCCTTGCTCGTAGCACGCTACCAAAGCCTGGCTTTCCACATCGCCTTCAAATTACTACGCCACCGCCAGATGGCGGAGGAAGCAACGCAGGATGCTTTTCTGAAAGCTTACCGGGGATTAGCTGCATTTCACGGAGAAGCCAAGTTTTCCACTTGGCTGTATCGGATAGTTTACACCACGGCTATTTCACACACACGCCGCAAGCAACTACATACAACTTCGCTCAGCGACGACAATGCCGCCAACTACCCGCTTGCCGATGATGCGCGAACCCAGTTTCAGACCTTAGCCCATCACGACCAGAAAGTGTACTTGGAAGCGGCTCTCGCTACACTCCCTCCCGACGAGGCCCTGCTAATCACCTTGTTTTATCAGCACGAGCACTCGGTGGAAGAAATAAGTCAGATTGTGGGCCTAAGCAAAGCCAACATCAAGGTGAAGCTGCTGCGCACCCGGCGTAAGCTGTACACGGTGCTGCATCATCTACTCAAACAGGAAATCGCCGACCTACTATGAGCCACGAAGAACCGAAGGAAGATGTGTTATTAGGTACGCTGTTGCGGGAAGTGGATTCCACGCCAACGCTGCCGGAAAGCTTCACGATAAAAATGATGGCTGCCATCGAAATGGAAGCAGCTGAACAGGCCACGTTATACGAACCCTTGCTTTCGCGCCAAGCCTGGCGCGGTATTGTTCTGGTTGTTGGGTTGCTATTTGTGGTTACCGGACTGCTAAGTGTTCTGCCACTCTACTCAGGGCCAGGGCCGGATGCACTACTGAGCTTTAGAGCGTGGCTCACAGGCTTTGAACTACTGCAATCAGCACGCAGCACGGTGCCTTACACAATGGGTTCGCCACTAGTGGCCGCCGGCGGCATCTGCCTAGTCTATCTGTTGCTCGATAAATGGCACAGCGCGTTTCGTCAGCAGCAGTTCGTTACCAAGCACCGGAGCTAACGAGAGTATTTAATCGAAATGTTTCAGTTCATCGGTTTCCTAACTAATGACAAGCTTGTTTGTTGTCATTGTCTAGGAGTAACTCTCCATGACAGGAGACTAACCTTAGGTGACCTCAACCGGACATTGCTCTTAAGCAACAATCTGCTTTAATATTCTAATTATTTCGTACATGATTTTATGCTAATTGGCTTATGTGAACGACTGCTACAGTTGTGCTACATGTCATTCTCTCAGTGCTTACTCACACTGATTACCGACGAGTAAGTACTGTCAGGTTAAATGGTTGGGCTTTCCTGGCAGTCCGTTGTTCTCGAAAGCTCAAGCATACAAGCTTTATCCTTAAGCTCAACAAGAGCGGTTCACATGCATTAACATCATCGCAAATTCTTGCGTAAACGTAAGCTAGGGAATTTAAACTATTCCTTGCTTACCCCCGACCCAAGAATTTCCACATGCCTGACATTCAGAATAGTATATATACTGACGAGTACCTTTCTTTTATAAATCAAAAGGAATTCCCTTGCGTTGTTGCCAAGACTGCACTCACCTTTCAGCAGTTAAAATACATGGTGGTCGACCACATGGCTTGCCCCAAGGATGATGCCGATATTCTAGAGTTCATTTACGACTTCGTAGACACTTATCGGCAATCTGAAAGGTCTTACCACAGTGCGGCAATCATCTTTAAAGGCCCGACAGTACCCGACGAAGCGTTGTTTGAAGAACTGTTCTGGCAGCGCCTGCAAGCCCTCTCCAACCTTGATGCTAAGCGCTATGGCTACGACCGGCGCGTAGTGGCTGACCCTACCTCGCCCAACTTC is part of the Hymenobacter volaticus genome and encodes:
- a CDS encoding CAP domain-containing protein, with the protein product MNYITLLLLLWFVPYTKTTDPKVAPPALAVNVTDLRTTPSLLRQLNAYRLQAGLPPLVLSETACRAARMQAVYNITHRTHGHYHPYYPTPRQRLAAVGHEFEKANGFISYGYENCVRFRGMRRDKLVSIEAQILQAYKLSPKHNAALLDPHPTKVGIATIYDGNELQNSMVFCI
- the gntA gene encoding guanitoxin biosynthesis heme-dependent pre-guanitoxin N-hydroxylase GntA; its protein translation is MPDIQNSIYTDEYLSFINQKEFPCVVAKTALTFQQLKYMVVDHMACPKDDADILEFIYDFVDTYRQSERSYHSAAIIFKGPTVPDEALFEELFWQRLQALSNLDAKRYGYDRRVVADPTSPNFSFSLKEEAFFVIGLHPGSSRPARRFAYPTLVFNAHAQFEQLRTNGRYDTIRNTIRTRDVAYSGSINPMLQDFGDSSEAYQYSGQAYDQAWKCPFLSQHGSVNHHSAA
- a CDS encoding RNA polymerase sigma factor, which translates into the protein MATSVPDSVLIQQVIEGNTAAFALLVARYQSLAFHIAFKLLRHRQMAEEATQDAFLKAYRGLAAFHGEAKFSTWLYRIVYTTAISHTRRKQLHTTSLSDDNAANYPLADDARTQFQTLAHHDQKVYLEAALATLPPDEALLITLFYQHEHSVEEISQIVGLSKANIKVKLLRTRRKLYTVLHHLLKQEIADLL
- a CDS encoding bifunctional 4-hydroxy-2-oxoglutarate aldolase/2-dehydro-3-deoxy-phosphogluconate aldolase — encoded protein: MSERSPSSLVIQAILRQQVVPVFYHDDASYAQQIVDICYKAGIRVFEFANRGANAFAVFTKLREYVTAQYPDLLLGTGTIYNAKEAEVFLEAGTDFVVQPITTADVAAVCRHFDVPWIPSALTPNEIFHATRLGAALVKIFPGSIVGPDYIRAVLAPMPNVKIMVTGGVEPTEENLRAWFEAGVSVVGMGSKLFKDNEDHTVLADRIAQVVQLAATHQNKH
- a CDS encoding MmpS family transport accessory protein → MKKHVLVLLLLSLYAVSCSKSDQPDPVPVVVSKEYLVEYEVSAVHATRATISYRDPLGTYVREENALLPKMYSFKRTLKSNEPISVSASLTDGDEEARITCTIKLDGVSVDSRTTTNFEMHGLSFYSFH